A window of Rattus norvegicus strain BN/NHsdMcwi chromosome 14, GRCr8, whole genome shotgun sequence contains these coding sequences:
- the Sertad2 gene encoding SERTA domain-containing protein 2 isoform X1, translating to MKRYMLGKGGKRKFDEHEDGLEGKVVFPSDAPSRVSYTLQRQTIFNISLMKLYNHRPLTEPSLQKTVLINNMLRRIQEELKQEGSLRPTFTPTSQPSDSLSDSYREAPPAFTPLASPPAHPCDLGSTTPLEACLTPASLLEGDDDTFCTLQAVHPAAPTRLSSPALSAEKDSFSSALDEIEELCPTSTSTEAAAAAAPEGSKGTSSETSVQKPEGPQEGRTDDSRFMDSLPGNFEITTSTGFLTDLTLDDILFADIDTSMYDFDPCTSASGTASKMAPVSADDLLKTLAPYSNQPVAPSQPFKMDLTELDHIMEVLVGS from the coding sequence ATATATGTTGGGTAAAGGAGGAAAGCGGAAGTTTGACGAGCATGAAGATGGGCTGGAAGGCAAAGTCGTGTTCCCCTCCGATGCTCCATCCAGGGTGTCTTACACCTTACAGCGCCAGACTATCTTcaacatttcccttatgaaactGTATAACCACAGGCCTCTGACAGAGCCCAGCTTGCAGAAGACTGTCTTAATTAACAACATGTTGAGGCGGATCCaggaggaactcaagcaggaaggCAGCCTGAGGCCTACATTCACCCCCACTTCCCAGCCCAGCGACTCACTGAGTGACAGCTACCGGGAGGCCCCACCTGCCTTCACCCCCCTGGCCTCGCCTCCTGCTCACCCCTGTGACCTAGGAAGCACTACACCCTTGGAGGCCTGCCTCACCCCTGCCTCGCTGCTCGAGGGCGACGATGACACTTTTTGCACTTTGCAGGCTGTGCACCCTGCGGCTCCCACCAGACTCTCTTCTCCAGCTCTCTCAGCAGAGAAGGACAGCTTCTCCTCCGCCTTGGACGAGATCGAGGAGCTCTGTCCTACATCTACCTCCACAGAGGCTGCCGCAGCAGCAGCCCCTGAGGGCTCGAAAGGAACCTCCAGTGAGACCAGTGTCCAGAAACCCGAGGGGCCCCAGGAAGGCCGCACAGACGACTCAAGATTCATGGACTCTCTGCCTGGGAATTTTGAAATAACAACGTCCACGGGTTTCCTGACAGACTTGACCCTGGATGACATCTTGTTTGCTGACATTGATACATCCATGTATGATTTTGACCCCTGCACATCTGCATCAGGGACAGCCTCAAAGATGGCCCCTGTGTCAGCTGATGACCTCCTCAAGACCCTGGCTCCCTACAGCAATCAGCCTGTTGCCCCAAGTCAGCCTTTCAAAATGGATCTCACAGAGCTGGACCACATCATGGAGGTACTTGTTGGCTCCTGA
- the Sertad2 gene encoding SERTA domain-containing protein 2 isoform X2 → MLGKGGKRKFDEHEDGLEGKVVFPSDAPSRVSYTLQRQTIFNISLMKLYNHRPLTEPSLQKTVLINNMLRRIQEELKQEGSLRPTFTPTSQPSDSLSDSYREAPPAFTPLASPPAHPCDLGSTTPLEACLTPASLLEGDDDTFCTLQAVHPAAPTRLSSPALSAEKDSFSSALDEIEELCPTSTSTEAAAAAAPEGSKGTSSETSVQKPEGPQEGRTDDSRFMDSLPGNFEITTSTGFLTDLTLDDILFADIDTSMYDFDPCTSASGTASKMAPVSADDLLKTLAPYSNQPVAPSQPFKMDLTELDHIMEVLVGS, encoded by the coding sequence ATGTTGGGTAAAGGAGGAAAGCGGAAGTTTGACGAGCATGAAGATGGGCTGGAAGGCAAAGTCGTGTTCCCCTCCGATGCTCCATCCAGGGTGTCTTACACCTTACAGCGCCAGACTATCTTcaacatttcccttatgaaactGTATAACCACAGGCCTCTGACAGAGCCCAGCTTGCAGAAGACTGTCTTAATTAACAACATGTTGAGGCGGATCCaggaggaactcaagcaggaaggCAGCCTGAGGCCTACATTCACCCCCACTTCCCAGCCCAGCGACTCACTGAGTGACAGCTACCGGGAGGCCCCACCTGCCTTCACCCCCCTGGCCTCGCCTCCTGCTCACCCCTGTGACCTAGGAAGCACTACACCCTTGGAGGCCTGCCTCACCCCTGCCTCGCTGCTCGAGGGCGACGATGACACTTTTTGCACTTTGCAGGCTGTGCACCCTGCGGCTCCCACCAGACTCTCTTCTCCAGCTCTCTCAGCAGAGAAGGACAGCTTCTCCTCCGCCTTGGACGAGATCGAGGAGCTCTGTCCTACATCTACCTCCACAGAGGCTGCCGCAGCAGCAGCCCCTGAGGGCTCGAAAGGAACCTCCAGTGAGACCAGTGTCCAGAAACCCGAGGGGCCCCAGGAAGGCCGCACAGACGACTCAAGATTCATGGACTCTCTGCCTGGGAATTTTGAAATAACAACGTCCACGGGTTTCCTGACAGACTTGACCCTGGATGACATCTTGTTTGCTGACATTGATACATCCATGTATGATTTTGACCCCTGCACATCTGCATCAGGGACAGCCTCAAAGATGGCCCCTGTGTCAGCTGATGACCTCCTCAAGACCCTGGCTCCCTACAGCAATCAGCCTGTTGCCCCAAGTCAGCCTTTCAAAATGGATCTCACAGAGCTGGACCACATCATGGAGGTACTTGTTGGCTCCTGA